The Triticum aestivum cultivar Chinese Spring chromosome 5A, IWGSC CS RefSeq v2.1, whole genome shotgun sequence genomic sequence TGCCAGAGCACGTGCACAAGTAAGTACTAATACTATTTTAGTTGTCAGCTATACATTCATAATATACCTAATTCTGTATCGCGCATGTCAATATCAGGGACAGTCGCCTAGGAGGAAACAAGTCCATGGATTACTGGCTTAAGAGCATTACCCCTTACGTTGACGAATGGACTACCGCTGCGACAAATACCTGGGGTGAGGGTCGGGCCTTTAACTGGCAAATGTTCGGGTTGTATCTGCAGCGTTACCGGCATACAACAAGGATCTACTTGGTTCCATCAGCTGCTCCTGATCAGATCGAAGCCCCTCTCACCAGCGATATGTACCCAACTGCCTCTGTTGTGGGAACCAGACACCACGCGGTAAATGCCTTGGTTCTTATATGTTGAGTCTTTTGTTAATCTGGACATATTCGTTTGGGTGTCTATTCGTGGTGTCTATCATACAACGAGGATATAATTGGTTAACTCTTCATCTACAGGGTGACTTGACAGTACAGGCGCGAGAGGAGGTTTCCGCTTTAATGCGGCGCTTTCAGAGGGGAGAAACTATCCCACCGCGAGAGGGCGTCTCATGGTTGAGGCGTCTTGATGACAAGCTACGGGGGATTTACGCTGCTGTTACGTGTAGACGGTCTTCGGATGTTGCACTTCCTCCTCCAGCACATCGTCCGCCACGTCCCTCTGTACAGCATTCAGAACCACGATCCTCTGTGCAACGTTCACAACCACGACCTTCTGTGCACCGTGCAGAACCtcatccttcacagccagggagctcttccaggcatgagccacctccttcacagccagggagctcttcctggcatgagccacctccttcacagccagggagctcttcctggcatgagccacctccttcacagccagggagctcttcctggaatgagccacctccttcacagccagggagctcttcctggaatgagccacctccttcacagccagggagctcttactggcatcagccacctccttcacagccagggagctcttacTGGCATCAGCAGATGGAACTAGGTAACCCTACTCACTACATTCTTTTGAACAGAGTAGTAATcgttcatgcatttgtatcaattttACAAGTTTTTTACTTTACCGCAGGCGGCAACCTGTCGCAACCGTTCATGCATTCAGAGCAGTCACCCATCCTTAGTGGTGGTGCTGATTACTTTGAGGGCGACCGCGAGGATGATGACCATGCTACAAACATTTATGGCTTCTCgcagacagtgtttcacactccaccaccaccaccgacgcaGGAGACACAGACCGTGACAGACGAGGTTAACTATGGTCGTGGTTATCGCGATCCTCGTCCACCGCCTCAGCGCTTATCGCCTTCCGGTCCTCGCCCGAGGAAGACCCAGACTCGTCGCCGTCCCCCGCAGTGATATGCTTATTATCTATGTATGACTCATTATCTATGTTAGTTTCAGACTATTCGCATATGCTTATTATCTATGTATGACTCATTATCTATGTTACTATCGCACTTCCTTCTATCTGATCAGGAGACATATATTGTTTTATGTATGCGAGAGACATATTACTATTAATTCGCATTCTTATTCCAGTTACATTTCCAAATAGATTACAACCGATAATTAAGatacaagtacatctgaattaaacggtgcggctgaacttgtgcaatacatcttacatactacaaaatgaaattcagatagaacataatgccctacaataatacaatacaaactggaatacatcttacatactacatgaagtcatcatcgtcatcctctgttgatgcagccctcttgcccttcgacgatgcggtcctcttgccctccgtcgatgcagaactcttgcccttgctGGATGCAGAACTCTTGACCTTGctggatgcagaactcttgcccttcgaggatgcagaagtcttgcctttggacgatgcagaactcttgccctttgacgatgcagaacccggaagcggcggcatgaagacatcttcgtcgtcctcgctctcctcagtccataaaaatgtaTTCTTTgctgcagtccttctgaaagtttcactcttcggctccactaccttcttccacctttcatgcaacctaagaagttcttgacgtacctcctcataggtcctttcaggccacccagacctacgtaattggtgagccaactcattcattatggtgtcactaccggtgagttcgtcccatggaactatcctattgtccatcctgaaatcggtaactAGACTCAGAAGAgtgctgctcatcccagggtgaaaactacgatcgaatggataatgggacatctcgactacactacactggaatgcttatccaccttcgcctgaagggggttttatagatacagaggagaaaataaggcgggaaagagttggcgggaaacgggtggcgggaaggggttggcgggaaacgggtggcgggaacatatggcgggaaacgggtggcgggaaggggttggcgggaacatatggcgggaagggttggcgggaacatatggcgggaaacgggtggcgggaaggggttggcgggaaacgggtggcgggaagggGTGGCGGGAACATTTCAGCACGAGCCATGCAACTTCGGCCTACATGAGACCGAAGTAGTACTTTTCGGCCTAGACTAGACCAAGAAGTCTATTTCGGCCTAGCTTTGGCCGAAATGCTCCACTTCGGCCTAATGATGGCCGAAATCACCTACTTCGGCCTAATGATGGCCGAAATCACCTATTTCGGCCTAGCTTTGGCCGAAAAGCCCTTCTTCGGCCTAGCTTTGGCCGAAATGCCCTACTTCGGCCAGAGGATGGCCGACGGGCTACTAGTTGTGGTTTTTTTGCATTACGTCATATACTTTCCGAAAATGCTATAAAATCTATCACAGTTTTGAAAAAAATCCCAACTCGTGGGGGAACGAAGCCGTAGTACGAAGCGGAAATTTGTCCGGTTCTGTGATGTAACGGTGGATCGCGAGCCGTTCGCTGCTATTTCAAGATTGGTGCTAGCGATTGCTGTATAAGTTGAAAACATTTTATATTTGCTATACATGTGAAATACTATTGACTGTTCTGACTTATACACTGTCCTCTTTCTTTACGATAGTACCTGGGTCCTCTGTTTTCTTGTCAATATGAGGATGAAAATATCTACTCCCCGTTGTTCATATCCATTCCCCCGCATCCTCTATTCTTTCTCCCTTATTCTCCATTgctcaactttttcttcttctatttcaaggttttctttccttcttcttttgctagATTTCGGCATGTTGCTTCCACTCCGTTCATTCTAGATGAACTATTTGACCATCGTTTATGCTTGTATAGTTCGTTCAACAGATTGAAAATAGAAACACTGGAAGTATTTCATCGCCGTTACAGATCTGTCATATCAAGCAAGAACAAGTTAAAGCTAAAGCACACAGGTATGGGTATACTATGAATCATCGTTTTATTCTTAATATTTTTTCCTTCTTAATCATAAATAACTGGTGGttatagaggaagcactacattgtggaatggagggagtattatattatgTATGAACCAGCCTTTGAAAGCATAATTAGTCAGGAGTGTATATATTTCAATTACATTTTTATCTTATTTCACTTATTTTTTTGTGTAATATATGTTTTCACATGTCTAAATGTGCTACCTGCATGATTTCACATTTCTTAACTAATTTCAGTAGAATGTATGAATATACTTGTATTTCACATTTTTGCATTGTGTACTATAACTTTCACATATCACTGTGCTATCTGCCTGATTTATAATTTCAAACTAATTTTGGTGTGATTTTAATTTTGTCGGTATGGATGTTGATAATGGATGTAAGAATGGTAGCTTCCTGGATCTGCTAAATATGGTAGAAGACCGACAAACTTAGTTCACATCAAGGTATGGTTTAGCTTAATAGATACTCCATCCATCCCAAAAtccttgtcttagatttgtctatatAGAGATGTaccaagtcacattttagtattagatacatccatatttagacaaatctaagacaagaattttggaacaTAGGGAGTATTTGTTATTTTAGTTTAATCCAACTTACAACATACTTTGTTAATCCGGATATGAATACTAAATGAATTATATGTTCTTTCAAAATATAGCATTGTTGATACTCAGATTGCTGAAGAAAGCTCCAGAAAAAAACAATCTGAAGATTTTTCAGATGCAAGAGACGTTCTTTCTCAACAAAATCTTAAGTATGGAACAAGTGTATTTGTATTGATATTATTAGTCTAAGTAGAATGACTTACATAAAAATATTATATTGAAAGGATTGATTTCGACGAATACAACGATGAGCTTGAAGAAGTTCAACCTAAATTTGGAACAAATAATGGTACTCAAGAAAAGGTTAATGGTGAAAAAACTACTCTGATGAAGATTACTTATTTTTAGCATATaaagttgatgaagaagaaggcacTGTAAATCTGGAAGATAATAGGTATAATTTTCTAAATATAATCATTATAAAATTTACTACCTACGGATTGATATTATTTTAGTACTTTGGTAAATGGAGATATTAAagaaggtgtaacatcccaaattttcaatttggaatgttatacattagatcatcatgcatatcatattttattttgcattttggttgatcctagaaattctacacaactcaatgacccacggagagagttggggatttcgttattttcatatttgagttctctcaaattttgagaataggatcatttgatttttttttatcatcaattatttctactacaaaaatatgagagagggaataaaatgactttcccaaaataaagaaatattaaggatttaataataaaatcaaataagattttatttcggaattttttggtgttttatttgaatttaggaaaaaaaagtgtgtttttcaaaattgcatttagggcccaaataaatgttcacgttgtgcagcttgattttagaaacccgtgaaaatttatttcggaatttttggagtccgtttagtgtttctttttatttttcttccgagcggaataaaaaATGAACCGACTtcaggccgtacccgagcgggacaccgcccgggggcagcctttaaatagcgccgccccgagctgcCCCAGctcatcagccccgcctcgatccgtgcacgccgccggagccgccgccgacgatcccgccgcccgaggttcgtcgcgcctcgttttccgtgccgaaaaaaagagaaaaaaaattcggcgtttgtcgtttttctttttctctgattaaatccgcgatttttctgatcgcgattcctgatccgattttcgttttagtttaaattttcgctcgtttatcagaatcaggcgattcaagcgcctagggattcgtcttgaaaccctctatccgtttaaccaacttaaacaagtttttgttactgtaaaatttgccctagatccagattagtagaacgaagttgttttctttcgccgtttgtttttcgttgcttcgttagatttgattctttttgcaaaccggagttcttaagttgaaccttctggttagatctcttatttgagttttacctgtgcattatatgagtacttattgtatgcttgtttgtctgtgatagaatacccggagtgcgccgcctgttacttcgaatcgttaggtttcacggatcatcagcaaggcaagtaacactttgatcataccttttctactacccagttttattgcattagatcaatcctcacacattgcatgattaggatctaattaaattgtgggatgggaagtagatgagg encodes the following:
- the LOC123101241 gene encoding uncharacterized protein is translated as MQTRFLAAVPTARAIDNDPHGPLFRWLSQFQIVSLGHPNVELSEAQIDRSLEAYILWLFGKTMFTENHVTTVDARLIGIAREIADARCPADILQRSFGSAVLAATYRGLCKACLLKSRKSGVVGCPLLLLLWSYERFPIGRPYVYIDKPFGLEDLAGAYVPAIGDLPTMGSVWARRERQFAHSQVRGCYPSFTAQFDSLHEDQVIWEPYSAEAISSRYPVGISGLCTRDRHFWMTKAKLVFDVTVEEMSLHRVMRQFGLYQEPEIPKIPQLPEHVHKDSRLGGNKSMDYWLKSITPYVDEWTTAATNTWGEGRAFNWQMFGLYLQRYRHTTRIYLVPSAAPDQIEAPLTSDMYPTASVVGTRHHAGDLTVQAREEVSALMRRFQRGETIPPREGVSWLRRLDDKLRGIYAAVTCRRSSDVALPPPAHRPPRPSVQHSEPRSSVQRSQPRPSVHRAEPHPSQPGSSSRHEPPPSQPGSSSWHEPPPSQPGSSSWHEPPPSQPGSSSWNEPPPSQPGSSSWNEPPPSQPGSSYWHQPPPSQPGSSYWHQQMELGGNLSQPFMHSEQSPILSGGADYFEGDREDDDHATNIYGFSQTVFHTPPPPPTQETQTVTDEVNYGRGYRDPRPPPQRLSPSGPRPRKTQTRRRPPQ